Proteins from a single region of Amblyomma americanum isolate KBUSLIRL-KWMA chromosome 10, ASM5285725v1, whole genome shotgun sequence:
- the LOC144106281 gene encoding uncharacterized protein LOC144106281 isoform X2, whose protein sequence is MEASAGTLLCLSTLIFTMFTIVQGYGLKSQCDVQGVSACYWAVGVWYGRMPFADNVPEDRNEYLASLCQIGPEDFPVNATCKALYGSCSDDEKRKFTRMEAGYSALQDATRATKACESIVLLRQCLDLDEMLRCNVIPYIEDESFETLAWAHERGAQNLKTCLVKAAESCKGNQPAVVIERLEKVADAIIDLSSLSESQSGASIIKYSVAIVGGALLSLSARQIYS, encoded by the exons ATGGAGGCatcagctgggacactgctttgCCTGAGTACTCTGATCTTCACGATGTTCACGATAGTGCAAG GGTATGGTCTGAAATCCCAATGCGACGTTCAGGGTGTCTCGGCGTGCTACTGGGCTGTTGGCGTATGGTACGGAAGAATGCCTTTTGCAGACAACGTTCCCGAAGACAGGAACGAGTACCTTGCAAGCCTCTGTCAAAT CGGTCCAGAGGATTTTCCTGTGAACGCCACTTGCAAGGCATTGTACGGGAGCTGTTCGGATGACGAGAAGAGGAAGTTTACGCGAATGGAGGCGGGCTACTCAGCGCTTCAAGATGCAACCAGAGCTACGAAGGCTTGTGAGT CCATCGTGCTTTTACGTCAGTGCTTGGACCTTGATGAAATGCTGAGATGCAACGTTATTCCATACATTGAAGACGAAAGCTTCGAGACGCTGGCTTGGGCGCACGAAAG GGGTGCCCAGAACTTGAAGACTTGCCTTGTGAAGGCGGCTGAGTCCTGCAAGGGAAACCAGCCTGCTGTAGTCATTGAACGTCTGGAAAAGGTAGCCGATGCCATCATTGACCTAAGCTCGTTGTCAGAAAGCCAAAGCGGTGCTTCCATAATAAAGTATTCCGTCGCAATCGTCGGAGGCGCTCTGCTGTCCTTGTCAGCTCGGCAAATTTATTCATAA
- the LOC144106281 gene encoding uncharacterized protein LOC144106281 isoform X1, with protein sequence MEASAGTLLCLSTLIFTMFTIVQGYGLKSQCDVQGVSACYWAVGVWYGRMPFADNVPEDRNEYLASLCQIHSGPEDFPVNATCKALYGSCSDDEKRKFTRMEAGYSALQDATRATKACESIVLLRQCLDLDEMLRCNVIPYIEDESFETLAWAHERGAQNLKTCLVKAAESCKGNQPAVVIERLEKVADAIIDLSSLSESQSGASIIKYSVAIVGGALLSLSARQIYS encoded by the exons ATGGAGGCatcagctgggacactgctttgCCTGAGTACTCTGATCTTCACGATGTTCACGATAGTGCAAG GGTATGGTCTGAAATCCCAATGCGACGTTCAGGGTGTCTCGGCGTGCTACTGGGCTGTTGGCGTATGGTACGGAAGAATGCCTTTTGCAGACAACGTTCCCGAAGACAGGAACGAGTACCTTGCAAGCCTCTGTCAAAT TCACAGCGGTCCAGAGGATTTTCCTGTGAACGCCACTTGCAAGGCATTGTACGGGAGCTGTTCGGATGACGAGAAGAGGAAGTTTACGCGAATGGAGGCGGGCTACTCAGCGCTTCAAGATGCAACCAGAGCTACGAAGGCTTGTGAGT CCATCGTGCTTTTACGTCAGTGCTTGGACCTTGATGAAATGCTGAGATGCAACGTTATTCCATACATTGAAGACGAAAGCTTCGAGACGCTGGCTTGGGCGCACGAAAG GGGTGCCCAGAACTTGAAGACTTGCCTTGTGAAGGCGGCTGAGTCCTGCAAGGGAAACCAGCCTGCTGTAGTCATTGAACGTCTGGAAAAGGTAGCCGATGCCATCATTGACCTAAGCTCGTTGTCAGAAAGCCAAAGCGGTGCTTCCATAATAAAGTATTCCGTCGCAATCGTCGGAGGCGCTCTGCTGTCCTTGTCAGCTCGGCAAATTTATTCATAA